A single genomic interval of Camelina sativa cultivar DH55 chromosome 11, Cs, whole genome shotgun sequence harbors:
- the LOC104723021 gene encoding vacuolar-sorting receptor 7-like, whose amino-acid sequence MGLVNGRASLTYLLAALTIIIFIAMVVVDARFVVEKESISVLNPEEMRSKRDGSIANFGLPDYGGFLIGAVVYPDSKTDGCSAFGKTFKPKFPRPTILLLDRGGCYFALKAWHAQQAGAAAVLVADNVDEPLLTMDSPEESRDADGFIEKLTIPSVLIDKSFGDSLRQGFQKGKNIVLKLDWRESVPHPDQRVEYELWTNSNDECGARCDEQMDFVKNFKGHAQILEKGGYAAFTPHYITWFCPFQYINSPHCKSQCINHGRYCAPDPENNFREGYEGKDVVFENLRQLCVHRVANESSRSWVWWDYVTDFHSRCSMKEKKYSLECAESVIKSLKLPIEKINKCIGDPEADIENQVLRIEQVAQIGRGKRGDITILPTLVINNAQYRGRLERTAVLKAICAGFNETSDPPICLNTGLETNECLEDNGGCWQDTKANITACKDTFRGRLCECPVVKGVQYKGDGYTSCTPYGPARCTINNGGCWSDTKNGLTFSACSDSVSTGCKCPQGFKGDGFTCEDINECKERSACQCSGCRCKNSWGGYKCSCSGDRLYINDQDTCIERYGSKSAWWLTFLILTIVAVAGLAGYLFYKYRFRSYMDSEIMTIMSQYMPLESQRAREVPSEVEPLTHNSTP is encoded by the exons ATGGGTTTAGTCAACGGGAGAGCTTCGTTGACCTATCTCCTCGCTGCGTTGACCATCATCATATTCATCGCCATGGTGGTCGTGGACGCGAGGTTTGTGGTGGAGAAAGAAAGCATAAGCGTGCTGAATCCGGAGGAGATGAGGTCGAAGCGTGACGGCTCCATCGCCAACTTCGGGTTACCCGATTACGGCGGGTTTTTAATCGGGGCGGTAGTTTATCCGGATAGTAAAACCGATGGATGCTCTGCTTTTGGTAAAACCTTCAAGCCCAAGTTTCCTCGTCCCACTATTCTTCTTCTCGATCGTGGAG GTTGCTACTTTGCCTTGAAAGCGTGGCACGCGCAGCAAGCAGGAGCCGCGGCAGTTCTTGTGGCGGATAATGTAGACGAGCCATTGTTGACAATGGATTCACCAGAGGAGAGCAGAGACGCGGATGGTTTTATAGAGAAGCTAACAATCCCATCGGTTTTGATTGATAAATCGTTCGGAGATAGCTTAAGACAAGGGTTTCAGAAAGGGAAAAACATAGTCCTGAAACTAGATTGGAGAGAATCAGTGCCTCATCCTGATCAGAGAGTAGAATACGAGCTGTGGACTAATAGCAACGACGAGTGTGGTGCACGGTGTGATGAACAGATGGATTTTGTCAAGAACTTTAAAGGTCATGCTCAGATACTCGAGAAAGGCGGTTATGCTGCGTTTACGCCGCATTATATCACTTGGTTTTGCCCTTTTCAGTATATAAACAGTCCACATTGTAAGTCTCAGTGTATAAACCATGGGAGGTATTGTGCTCCTGACCCTGAGAACAATTTCAGAGAAGGGTATGAAGGGAAAGATGTTGTGTTTGAGAATCTGAGACAGCTTTGTGTGCATCGAGTTGCGAATGAGAGTAGCCGGTCTTGGGTTTGGTGGGATTATGTTACTGATTTTCATTCTCGTTGttcgatgaaggagaagaagtatAGCTTAGAGTGTGCTGAGAGTGTTATCAAATCTCTGa AGTTACCCATTGAGAAGATCAACAAATGCATCGGTGATCCTGAGGCTGATATCGAGAACCAAGTTCTAAGAATTGAGCAAGTAGCACAA ATTGGCCGAGGAAAGCGGGGAGATATTACGATATTGCCAACATTAGTCATCAATAACGCCCAATATCGAG GGAGATTGGAGAGAACGGCTGTTCTAAAGGCGATATGCGCTGGATTCAATGAAACATCAGACCCTCCCATTTGTTTAAACACAGGTCTAGAGACAAATGAGTGCCTTGAAGACAATGGTGGTTGCTGGCAGGACACAAAAGCAAACATAACTGCTTGTAAA GACACATTCAGAGGACGACTCTGCGAGTGTCCAGTTGTAAAAGGTGTTCAATATAAAGGCGACGGGTACACTTCATGTACAC CTTATGGACCTGCGAGGTGTACTATAAACAATGGAGGTTGCTGGTCTGACACAAAAAATGGCTTAACTTTCTCGGCTTGCTCA GACTCCGTGTCTACTGGCTGCAAATGTCCTCAAGGTTTTAAAGGCGACGGTTTCACGTGTGAAG ATATTAACGAATGTAAAGAGCGTTCGGCGTGTCAATGCAGCGGTTGCAGATGCAAGAACTCATGGGGTGGATACAAATGCAGTTGTTCTGGTGACCGGCTTTACATAAACGATCAAGATACTTGTATAG AGAGATATGGATCAAAATCAGCATGGTGGCTCACATTCTTGATACTAACTATCGTCGCAGTAGCCGGTTTAGCTGGTTATCTATTCTACAAATACCGGTTCAGG TCTTACATGGACTCGGAGATTATGACGATCATGTCACAGTATATGCCGCTTGAGAGCCAAAGAGCTCGTGAAGTTCCATCAGAAGTTGAACCTCTCACACACAACTCTACAccctaa
- the LOC104723020 gene encoding protein PLASTID TRANSCRIPTIONALLY ACTIVE 14 isoform X1, which translates to MASSVSLQYLTNTFISKPQGFYNGTVSAPRPRSNFVRERQNGVRPIKVTSLQTQPFPLFQSPASEESSSSEQLKPADPDFYKIGYVRSVRAYGVEFKEGPDGFGIYASKDIEPRRRARVIMEIPLELMITIRQKHPWMFFPDIVPIGHPIFDIINSTDPEIDWDLRLACLLLFAFDREDHFWRLYGDFLPAADECSSLLLATEEDLAELQDPDLVSTIRQQQKRVLEFWEKNWHSGVPLKIKRLAEDPERFIWAVSIAQTRCISMQTRVGALVQELNMMIPYADMLNHSFEPNCFLHWRPKDRMLEVMSNAGQAIKKGEEMTINYMPGQKNNMLMERYGFSTPVNPWDAIKFSGDARIHLNSFLSVFNIFGLPEEYYHDSELSGGDTFVDGAVIAAARILPTWSDIDLPPIPSAEKKAVKELQDECRKMLAEYPTTAEQDQKLLDSMSEARTTFVTAVKYRMHRKMFIGKIIKALDIYQERLLY; encoded by the exons ATGGCTTCTTCAGTCTCTCTTCAGTACCTGACCAACACCTTCATCTCCAAACCCCAG GGTTTCTACAACGGAACTGTATCAGCACCAAGACCCAGAAGCAATTTCGTAAGAGAGAGACAAAATGGTGTCCGACCCATCAAAGTTACTTCTCTTCAGACACAACCTTTCCCTCTGTTTCAATCTCCTGCTTCTGAAGAATCGTCTTCGTCCGAG CAGCTGAAGCCAGCAGATCCGGATTTCTACAAAATCGGATATGTTCGTAGTGTGAGAGCTTATGGGGTTGAGTTTAAAGAAGGCCCAGATGGTTTTGGTATCTATGCCTCTAAGGATATTGAACCTCGCCGTCGAGCTAGA GTGATAATGGAGATTCCTTTAGAACTGATGATAACTATTAGACAGAAGCACCCTTGGATGTTTTTCCCTGATATTGTTCCAATTGGTCATCCCATTTTCGATATCATCAACTCAACTGATCCTGAG ATTGATTGGGATCTCAGATTAGCGTGTCTTCTGTTATTTGCTTTTGATCGGGAAGATCACTTCTGGCGACTCTATGGTGATTTTCTGCCAGCTGCTGATGAGTGCAGCAGCTTGCTTCTAGCTACGGAG GAAGACCTTGCGGAGCTTCAAGATCCTGATCTTGTTTCAACTATTAGACAACAACAGAAACGAGTCCTAGAATTTTGGGAAAAGAATTGG CATTCAGGTGTTCCTCTGAAAATCAAAAGGCTAGCTGAGGATCCAGAAAGATTCATTTGGGCGGTTAGTATCGCACAGACACGATGCATCAGTATGCAAACTAGAGTCGGTGCTTTAGTTCAGGAATTAAATATGATGATTCCTTATGCTG ACATGCTAAACCACTCCTTTGAACCAAACTGTTTCTTACATTGGCGTCCTAAAGATCGCATGCTTGAGGTTATGTCAAATGCTGGTCAAGCAATCAAGAAAGGTGAAGAG ATGACGATTAACTACATGCCAGGACAGAAGAACAACATGCTTATGGAAAGATATGGCTTCTCTACTCCTGTG AATCCGTGGGATGCTATAAAGTTCTCTGGAGATGCTCGCATCCATTTAAATTCCTTTTTATCTGTCTTCAATATATTTGGTCTTCCTGAAGAATATTACCATGATA GCGAGTTATCAGGAGGTGATACTTTTGTTGATGGAGCAGTTATAGCTGCAGCAAGGATATTGCCTACTTGGTCAGATATAGATCTTCCTCCAATTCCAAGTGCGGAGAAAAAAGCAGTTAAAGAGTTGCAAGATGAATGTCGAAAGATGCTTGCGGAATATCCAACAACAGCAGAGCAAGACCAGAAATTGCTAG ATTCAATGTCAGAAGCAAGGACAACGTTTGTGACAGCGGTTAAGTATAGAATGCACAGGAAGATGTTCATTGGAAAGATCATCAAGGCACTTGACATCTATCAAGAACGGTTATTGTATTGA
- the LOC104723020 gene encoding protein PLASTID TRANSCRIPTIONALLY ACTIVE 14 isoform X2 gives MASSVSLQYLTNTFISKPQGFYNGTVSAPRPRSNFVRERQNGVRPIKVTSLQTQPFPLFQSPASEESSSSELKPADPDFYKIGYVRSVRAYGVEFKEGPDGFGIYASKDIEPRRRARVIMEIPLELMITIRQKHPWMFFPDIVPIGHPIFDIINSTDPEIDWDLRLACLLLFAFDREDHFWRLYGDFLPAADECSSLLLATEEDLAELQDPDLVSTIRQQQKRVLEFWEKNWHSGVPLKIKRLAEDPERFIWAVSIAQTRCISMQTRVGALVQELNMMIPYADMLNHSFEPNCFLHWRPKDRMLEVMSNAGQAIKKGEEMTINYMPGQKNNMLMERYGFSTPVNPWDAIKFSGDARIHLNSFLSVFNIFGLPEEYYHDSELSGGDTFVDGAVIAAARILPTWSDIDLPPIPSAEKKAVKELQDECRKMLAEYPTTAEQDQKLLDSMSEARTTFVTAVKYRMHRKMFIGKIIKALDIYQERLLY, from the exons ATGGCTTCTTCAGTCTCTCTTCAGTACCTGACCAACACCTTCATCTCCAAACCCCAG GGTTTCTACAACGGAACTGTATCAGCACCAAGACCCAGAAGCAATTTCGTAAGAGAGAGACAAAATGGTGTCCGACCCATCAAAGTTACTTCTCTTCAGACACAACCTTTCCCTCTGTTTCAATCTCCTGCTTCTGAAGAATCGTCTTCGTCCGAG CTGAAGCCAGCAGATCCGGATTTCTACAAAATCGGATATGTTCGTAGTGTGAGAGCTTATGGGGTTGAGTTTAAAGAAGGCCCAGATGGTTTTGGTATCTATGCCTCTAAGGATATTGAACCTCGCCGTCGAGCTAGA GTGATAATGGAGATTCCTTTAGAACTGATGATAACTATTAGACAGAAGCACCCTTGGATGTTTTTCCCTGATATTGTTCCAATTGGTCATCCCATTTTCGATATCATCAACTCAACTGATCCTGAG ATTGATTGGGATCTCAGATTAGCGTGTCTTCTGTTATTTGCTTTTGATCGGGAAGATCACTTCTGGCGACTCTATGGTGATTTTCTGCCAGCTGCTGATGAGTGCAGCAGCTTGCTTCTAGCTACGGAG GAAGACCTTGCGGAGCTTCAAGATCCTGATCTTGTTTCAACTATTAGACAACAACAGAAACGAGTCCTAGAATTTTGGGAAAAGAATTGG CATTCAGGTGTTCCTCTGAAAATCAAAAGGCTAGCTGAGGATCCAGAAAGATTCATTTGGGCGGTTAGTATCGCACAGACACGATGCATCAGTATGCAAACTAGAGTCGGTGCTTTAGTTCAGGAATTAAATATGATGATTCCTTATGCTG ACATGCTAAACCACTCCTTTGAACCAAACTGTTTCTTACATTGGCGTCCTAAAGATCGCATGCTTGAGGTTATGTCAAATGCTGGTCAAGCAATCAAGAAAGGTGAAGAG ATGACGATTAACTACATGCCAGGACAGAAGAACAACATGCTTATGGAAAGATATGGCTTCTCTACTCCTGTG AATCCGTGGGATGCTATAAAGTTCTCTGGAGATGCTCGCATCCATTTAAATTCCTTTTTATCTGTCTTCAATATATTTGGTCTTCCTGAAGAATATTACCATGATA GCGAGTTATCAGGAGGTGATACTTTTGTTGATGGAGCAGTTATAGCTGCAGCAAGGATATTGCCTACTTGGTCAGATATAGATCTTCCTCCAATTCCAAGTGCGGAGAAAAAAGCAGTTAAAGAGTTGCAAGATGAATGTCGAAAGATGCTTGCGGAATATCCAACAACAGCAGAGCAAGACCAGAAATTGCTAG ATTCAATGTCAGAAGCAAGGACAACGTTTGTGACAGCGGTTAAGTATAGAATGCACAGGAAGATGTTCATTGGAAAGATCATCAAGGCACTTGACATCTATCAAGAACGGTTATTGTATTGA